In one Hypomesus transpacificus isolate Combined female chromosome 18, fHypTra1, whole genome shotgun sequence genomic region, the following are encoded:
- the LOC124480818 gene encoding glutathione S-transferase Mu 3-like produces the protein MAMKLAYWDIRGLAQPIRLLLEYTGIKYEEKFYQCGEAPNYDKSCWFDEKPKLGMDFPNLPFLEDGDRKIVQSNAIMRYIARKHNLCGETEDERIRVDILENQSMDFRNGFVMMCYTDFDKIKPGYMERLPGTLKQFSAFLGDLKWFAGDKITFVDFIMYELLDQHRMLNAKCLDDFKKLTDFLDRFEALEKIAAYMKSNRFMKTPVNNKMAKWGNKKE, from the exons ATGGCGATGAAACTGGCATACTGGGACATTCGTGGG CTTGCCCAGCCAATCCGCCTTCTTTTGGAGTACACTGGGATTAAGTACGAGGAAAAGTTCTACCAGTGTGGTGAAG CCCCAAATTATGACAAAAGTTGTTGGTTTGATGAAAAACCCAAACTTGGAATGGACTTTCCGAAT CTGCCTTTTCTGGAGGATGGAGACAGAAAGATTGTCCAGAGCAATGCCATTATGAGATACATTGCACGCAAGCATAACCTCT GTGGCGAGACAGAAGATGAGAGAATTCGAGTGGACATCTTGGAGAATCAATCGATGGATTTCCGCAATGGCTTTGTGATGATGTGCTACACTGacttt GACAAGATCAAACCAGGGTACATGGAGAGGCTGCCTGGCACACTGAAGCAGTTCTCAGCCTTTCTGGGAGACTTGAAGTGGTTTGCTGGTGACAAG ATCACATTTGTGGACTTCATCATGTATGAGCTGTTGGATCAGCACCGCATGCTTAATGCCAAGTGCCTGGATGACTTCAAGAAACTCACTGATTTCTTGGACCGTTTTGAG GCTTTGGAGAAGATTGCTGCCTACATGAAGTCAAACAGATTTATGAAGACTCCTGTCAATAACAAGATGGCCAAGTGGGGAAATAAGAAAGAGTAA
- the eps8l3b gene encoding epidermal growth factor receptor kinase substrate 8-like protein 3b encodes MRSSMSRPTGKSIYLQRREYSESMNKQPDNFQYRVEHLFTCELDGQEVKSLNDCVARLKRLDAKGRLWGQEMILQVLGGYLQLTDIETKAELESIPLISIQHTNAVLDSCAYNSLLTVTVKERNRQIPQVFMFQCEEVGAEHIRVDLDKAVKNGGADVEPRRVQNNIRSDLENIIGHQVPGGFRPPGHPPSDRLPERTPPPPDRPAPHWNGQDYEMMPAPPVYPPWEEPVFNTEVYGGSQHSQEEPSLADINRSVEILNHVLDDVELFLQQVVAATTNNGKKQKKKNNKKKANTNAENLPHWEEFVSCLQKIKYGFNLLGKVNGFIDHPSAPDYVHFFFSILSTLMSPYPPDLPPTVHIPLLTEQALLLLSQVVTPQEDQLWRSLGDNWNLPRSKHPEGHMLPPYIPQFSNGWEPPLPPQSLPISRSNSHHAMREGAFVPRQAEEAMVNNPWAPPPPTHKREPAVMMRVIYDFMARNNQELSVMKGEVVEVVDKSKQWWIIRNVRKEEGYVPQNILEPVDAGRPVEDDQDMHSPPPLNMMSRPADVKAWLEYKGFSKITVISLGVLTGQLLLGMSRDDIRMACPEEGGRVFFQLQSIKSAIALASESGYGAYNGR; translated from the exons ATGAGGTCAAGCATGTCCAGACCCACTGGCAAATCTATATATT TACAAAGAAGGGAGTATTCAGAGTCCATGAACAAACAACCAGACAACTTTCAGTACAGAGTGGAG caCTTGTTCACATGTGAGCTGGATGGTCAGGAGGTGAAGAGCCTGAATGATTGTGTGGCCAGGTTGAAGAGGCTGGATGCCAAAGGGCGCCTATGGGGCCAGGAGATGATTCTGCAGGTGCTGGGGGGCTACCTCCAACTCACAGATATTGAGACCAAG GCAGAATTGGAGTCGATTCCTCTTATCAGCATCCAGCATACAAATGCCGTGTTGGACAGCTGTGCCTATAACTCCCTCCTGACAGTCACTGTGAAGGAACGCAACAGACAGATACCCCAGGTCTTCATGTTCCAGTGTGAGGAGGTTGGG GCAGAGCACATCAGGGTTGACTTAGACAAGGCAGTCAAGAATGGAGGGGCAGACGTTGAGCCTCGCAGAGTGCAAAACAACATCAG GAGCGACCTGGAGAACATCATTGGCCATCAGGTTCCTGGTGGTTTCCGCCCACCTGGGCATCCTCCTTCTGATAGGCTGCCAGAgagaaccccccctcccccagaccgcCCTGCCCCTCATTGGAACGGCCAGGATTATG AGATGATGCCAGCCCCTCCAGTGTACCCCCCTTGGGAGGAGCCTGTCTTTAACACAGAGGTGTACGGGGGGTCTCAGCACAGTCAAGAGGAGCCTTCACTTGCAGACATAAACAGGAGCGTT GAAATCTTAAATCACGTGCTTGATGATGTGGAGTTATTCCTGCAGCAAGTGGTTGCTGCTACGACAAATAATGGaaaaaaacagaagaaaaagaatAATAAGAAAAAAGCAAATACAAATG CTGAAAATTTGCCCCATTGGGAGGAATTTGTGTCTTGTCTGCAGAAAATTAAGTATGGATTCAATCTTCTG GGGAAAGTGAACGGTTTCATCGACCATCCCAGTGCTCCTGACTACGTGCACTTCTTCTTTTCTATCCTGTCCACG TTGATGTCTCCTTACCCTCCAGACCTGCCCCCCACAGTCCACATCCCCCTGTTGACAGAGCAGGCTCTTCTTCTACTCAGCCAGGTGGTTACTCCACAGGAGGACCAGCTTTGGAGGTCCCTGGGAGACAACTGGAACCTCCCCAG GTCCAAACACCCAGAGGGCCACATGCTCCCTCCATACATACCCCAGTTCAGTAATGGTTGGGAGCCTCCTTTGCCACCTCAGAGTCTGCCAATCAGCAGGAGCAACAGCCATCACGCCATGAGAGAAGGGGCCTTTGTGCCAAGGCAGGCTGAAGAG GCCATGGTGAACAATCCATGGGCCCCCCCGCCACCAACCCA CAAAAGGGAGCCGGCTGTCATGATGCGTGTGATATATGACTTCATGGCAAGAAACAACCAGGAGCTGAGTGTCATGAAAGGGGAGGTGGTCGAG gtgGTGGACAAGTCCAAGCAGTGGTGGATAATTCGTAATGTCCGCAAGGAAGAAGGTTATGTGCCTCAGAATATTCTGGAGCCTGTGGATGCTGGAAGGCCAGTGGAGGATGACCAG GACATGCactcaccaccacccctcaacaTGATGTCCAGACCTGCGGATGTCAAAGCCTGGTTGGAGTACAAGGGCTTCTCCAAAAT AACGGTGATCAGCTTGGGAGTGCTGACTGGGCAGCTGTTGCTGGGGATGTCCAGGGATGACATCAGGATGGCATGCccggaggagggaggcagggtcttCTTCCAACTCCAGAGCATCAAGTCTGCCATCGCG CTTGCCAGTGAATCTGGGTATGGTGCTTATAATGGGCGCTGA
- the atp5pb gene encoding ATP synthase F(0) complex subunit B1, mitochondrial, with the protein MLSRLVFVSANALKGSGPIGAGLVQVSHLHTSPQSLVPVPPLPEKGGKVRHGIIPDEIFQTLYPKTGVTGPYMLGTGLLLYMLSKEIYVINHETFAAASIGAVIIYGVKTFGPSVAEFADKLNEEKVAKAQEVKDLAMASLALAVENEKKEQWRVDGRQMLFAAKKNNVAMLLETNRRERQHMVHNEVKKRLDYQIALQNLHRRMEQEHMVNWVEKNVISSITPQQEQESIAKCITDLKALAKATQAKATA; encoded by the exons ATGCTGTCCAGGCTCGTTTTCGTTTCAG cCAATGCTTTGAAAGGCAGCGGCCCCATTGGAGCTGG ACTGGTCCAGGTTTCCCACCTCCACACATCTCCCCAGAGTCTGGTCCCAGTACCCCCCCTGCCAGAGAAGGGGGGCAAGGTCCGCCATGGCATCATCCCTGATGAGATCTTCCAGACGCTTTACCCCAAGACTGGTGTCACAG GGCCTTACATGCTAGGCACTGGCCTCCTCCTGTACATGCTGTCCAAGGAGATCTACGTCATCAACCACGAGACCTTCGCTGCTGCCTCCATAGGAGCAGTTATTATCTACGGTGTCAAGACGTTTGGCCCCAGCGTTGCAGAGTTCGCTGACAAACTGAATGAG GAGAAAGTGGCCAAGGCTCAGGAGGTGAAGGATCTGGCCATGGCCAGTCTGGCCCTGGCCGTGGAGAACGAGAAGAAGGAGCAGTGGAGAGTAGACGGACGCCAGATGCTCTTCGCAGCTAAGAAG AACAACGTGGCCATGCTGCTGGAGACCAACCGCCGGGAGAGGCAGCACATGGTGCACAACGAGGTGAAGAAACGCCTGGACTACCAGATCGCCCTGCAGAACCTGCACCGCCGCATGGAGCAGGAGCACATGGTCAACTGGGTGGAGAAGAACGTCATCAGTAGCATCACCCCCCAGCAG GAGCAGGAGAGCATCGCCAAGTGTATCACAGACCTGAAAGCCCTGGCCAAGGCCACCCAGGCCAAAGCTACTGCATAA